A window of Exiguobacterium sp. FSL W8-0210 contains these coding sequences:
- a CDS encoding histidine phosphatase family protein: MRTIYFVRHCESIKTGSDRGRGLTDAGQEQAQELVAFFQAIPIDIIYSSPMRRAMDSVRPLAEQRGLPIYEAAFQERRFQETDERLSPERLEELLKQSIN; encoded by the coding sequence ATGAGGACGATCTATTTCGTTCGCCATTGCGAATCGATCAAAACAGGCAGTGATCGAGGGCGGGGATTAACAGATGCAGGTCAAGAACAAGCGCAGGAACTCGTAGCGTTCTTTCAAGCGATACCGATTGATATCATTTATTCTAGTCCCATGCGACGGGCGATGGATTCCGTCCGTCCGCTTGCTGAGCAACGAGGTTTGCCGATCTACGAGGCAGCGTTTCAAGAACGGCGTTTTCAGGAAACAGACGAACGTTTATCGCCTGAACGGCTAGAAGAACTGTTGAAGCAATCCATCAACTGA
- a CDS encoding DUF4188 domain-containing protein has protein sequence MKRIIATPNKDVVVFIIGLRINRLRSVRQWLPTVQAMGPMLQECYENDVGLISHESLVGWRSVTLIQYWRSTEELMAYAHGSRHLTAWKRFNQKARTSEAVGIFHETFEVSNYESMYVNLPTRGLAKALGESAIKPHQEQAKGRLAERQSQETI, from the coding sequence ATGAAACGGATCATTGCGACTCCGAACAAAGACGTCGTCGTGTTCATCATCGGTTTACGGATCAATCGCCTACGTTCTGTCCGGCAGTGGTTACCGACGGTCCAAGCGATGGGACCGATGCTACAAGAGTGTTATGAAAACGATGTCGGTCTGATTTCGCATGAGTCACTTGTCGGTTGGCGTTCCGTGACGTTGATTCAGTATTGGCGTTCGACGGAAGAATTGATGGCATATGCCCATGGTTCCCGTCATTTGACGGCGTGGAAACGATTCAATCAGAAGGCACGGACATCAGAAGCGGTCGGGATCTTCCATGAGACGTTCGAAGTCAGCAATTATGAGTCGATGTATGTCAATCTTCCAACCCGAGGTCTAGCGAAAGCACTCGGGGAGTCGGCGATCAAGCCGCATCAAGAACAAGCAAAAGGGCGCTTAGCCGAGCGGCAATCACAAGAGACGATCTAA
- a CDS encoding ABC transporter permease, with product MWQLARRVIRQTLNDKRSVGLILLAPLLIFTLIYFLLGNDDYTPAVAISQDVPAPVSQSIEKQDLSLKTYNGSDADAYLKDHETVDVVLDMKDNQLALNLREPSTKSSKALREIQAGLASLQPTMQLETNYLYGDVDQSTFDALGFVFLSLFSFFFVFILSAMALVKERSGGTLERLMMTPIRQTDVIFGYTLGYSVFASIQAILVVLYATTVLDLPSEGSIIWVFLTMLGLAVVAVLFGATISIFAQSELQVVQLIPFTIIPQIFFSGLIPLDLIPYGLGNIGYFTPIFYGASAIKEVLVYGNGWSSIWPYWLGLFLYGAALFLLNMLALNKYRGHQKRHG from the coding sequence ATGTGGCAACTCGCACGACGGGTCATCCGTCAAACGTTGAACGACAAACGAAGCGTCGGACTGATTTTGCTTGCTCCGTTATTAATCTTCACCTTGATCTATTTCCTACTTGGAAACGATGACTACACGCCTGCCGTTGCCATCAGTCAAGATGTACCGGCTCCCGTCTCACAATCGATCGAAAAACAGGATCTGTCGCTTAAAACGTATAACGGCAGTGATGCGGACGCCTATCTCAAGGACCATGAAACGGTCGACGTCGTCTTAGACATGAAAGACAATCAGCTAGCGTTGAACCTCCGCGAACCTTCGACGAAAAGTTCCAAAGCGTTACGCGAAATTCAAGCTGGACTGGCATCCCTGCAACCGACGATGCAACTCGAGACGAACTATCTGTACGGAGATGTCGATCAATCAACGTTTGATGCGCTCGGTTTCGTCTTTTTATCCTTATTCTCGTTCTTCTTCGTCTTCATCTTGTCAGCAATGGCACTCGTCAAGGAACGCAGTGGTGGAACACTCGAGCGCTTGATGATGACACCGATTCGCCAAACCGACGTCATCTTCGGCTATACGCTCGGTTATAGCGTTTTTGCTTCCATCCAAGCCATTCTTGTCGTCCTGTACGCGACGACCGTACTTGACTTACCGTCTGAAGGTTCGATCATCTGGGTCTTCCTGACGATGCTTGGACTTGCCGTTGTCGCGGTCTTGTTCGGGGCAACGATTTCGATATTTGCCCAATCTGAGCTACAGGTCGTCCAGTTGATTCCCTTTACGATCATTCCGCAGATCTTCTTCTCCGGTTTGATTCCGCTCGATCTGATCCCGTACGGACTTGGTAACATCGGATATTTCACTCCGATTTTCTACGGAGCGAGTGCGATCAAGGAGGTACTCGTCTACGGCAATGGGTGGTCGAGCATCTGGCCGTACTGGCTCGGATTATTTCTCTACGGAGCCGCCTTGTTCCTGTTGAACATGCTTGCCCTTAACAAGTATCGCGGACATCAAAAAAGACACGGCTGA
- a CDS encoding PadR family transcriptional regulator codes for MPKENMTRYAILGLLASGCTSGYEMKHTIDTSLNHFWKISFGQVYPTLKRLEAEGLIVEEITDGERKQFALTENGHAELARWVAEPSVELPVQRNDLLLKLYFARHASKEVTLQKIQEHARLLEERLETYQAIDAMIRSYPDSNDAVYWLLTLDYGIRKTRALLDWCDASLETLEGGN; via the coding sequence ATGCCAAAAGAAAACATGACCCGTTATGCGATTCTCGGACTTCTTGCAAGCGGATGTACGTCTGGTTATGAGATGAAACACACGATTGATACGAGCTTGAATCACTTTTGGAAAATCAGCTTCGGACAAGTCTATCCGACGCTGAAACGGTTAGAGGCGGAAGGATTGATCGTTGAAGAGATCACGGATGGGGAACGGAAACAATTCGCCCTGACGGAAAACGGGCATGCGGAGCTCGCGCGGTGGGTCGCTGAACCGTCCGTCGAACTGCCGGTGCAACGGAACGACCTGTTGTTGAAGTTGTACTTCGCTCGACATGCTTCAAAAGAGGTCACCTTGCAGAAAATTCAGGAGCACGCTCGATTGCTCGAAGAACGGCTTGAGACGTATCAAGCGATCGATGCGATGATTCGTTCTTATCCTGACTCGAATGATGCCGTCTATTGGTTATTGACGCTTGATTATGGCATTCGGAAGACACGGGCGTTACTCGACTGGTGCGACGCTTCCCTTGAGACCCTTGAAGGAGGAAATTGA
- a CDS encoding NADPH-dependent FMN reductase produces MEKLNIGIILGSTREGRLSPQVGNWVKQLADQRGDANYTILDIADYKLPLLGEKDGDASGAAAWSKDVAAQDGFVFIVQEYNHSIAASLKNALDYLRVEWNNKAAGIVSYGSVGGARAAEHLRGILGELLIADVRVHPALSLFTDFENGSVLKAAAVQETSVNQMLDQVIPWATALKTIR; encoded by the coding sequence ATGGAGAAATTAAACATTGGTATCATCTTAGGATCCACACGTGAAGGACGCCTCAGCCCACAAGTCGGGAACTGGGTCAAACAACTCGCCGATCAACGGGGGGATGCAAACTACACGATTCTTGATATCGCCGACTACAAATTACCGCTTCTAGGTGAAAAGGATGGGGATGCGTCGGGTGCTGCTGCTTGGTCGAAGGATGTCGCAGCACAAGACGGCTTCGTCTTCATCGTCCAGGAATACAACCATTCGATTGCAGCGTCACTCAAGAACGCGCTCGATTATCTACGTGTCGAATGGAACAACAAAGCGGCAGGGATCGTCTCTTATGGTTCTGTCGGTGGGGCACGGGCAGCCGAACATTTGCGCGGCATCTTAGGTGAGTTATTGATCGCCGACGTCCGGGTGCATCCGGCGTTATCATTGTTCACTGATTTCGAGAACGGATCGGTCTTAAAAGCGGCAGCCGTTCAAGAAACATCGGTCAACCAAATGCTCGATCAAGTCATCCCGTGGGCAACAGCATTAAAAACGATTCGCTAA
- a CDS encoding DUF2200 domain-containing protein has product MSYEKVFQMPMQQLYQVYRQKVERKHRTQEELDDVLFWLTGHTPSTLEQAIQTQTVATFFEHAPDLNERRFLVTGVICGIRVEHLTDPLIRNIRILDKLVDELAKGKALAKVLR; this is encoded by the coding sequence ATGAGTTACGAAAAAGTATTTCAAATGCCGATGCAGCAGCTGTATCAGGTATACCGCCAAAAAGTCGAACGTAAGCATCGGACACAAGAGGAGCTCGATGACGTGCTGTTCTGGTTGACCGGACACACGCCATCAACTCTTGAACAAGCCATACAAACCCAAACCGTCGCAACCTTTTTCGAGCACGCACCCGACCTGAACGAACGCCGCTTTCTTGTCACTGGCGTCATCTGCGGGATTCGTGTGGAACATCTAACGGATCCGTTAATTCGTAACATCCGGATTCTCGACAAACTTGTCGATGAGTTGGCGAAAGGAAAAGCATTAGCTAAAGTCTTACGATAA
- a CDS encoding DUF1272 domain-containing protein, with amino-acid sequence MEPNCVRCQETIETTVYQCSHACTFCEPCTKTLDHICQNCGEMLEPVTPVAT; translated from the coding sequence ATGGAACCAAACTGTGTCCGGTGTCAAGAAACGATTGAAACGACGGTCTATCAGTGCTCGCACGCTTGTACATTTTGCGAACCGTGTACGAAAACGCTCGATCATATTTGCCAAAACTGCGGGGAGATGCTCGAACCCGTCACACCAGTCGCGACTTAA
- a CDS encoding Lrp/AsnC family transcriptional regulator — MDQIDQQIVRILQDDARIPWSELGRQIGLSAPAVIERVRKMEDAGIIEGFRAVINPEALAQGLLAVVMFEETRCAGLIEFCKGHPEVVECHRLTGSYNFMVKLQTASVTTLERFLDDASVYGKPSTWIRLSTPVPFRGYTIY, encoded by the coding sequence ATGGACCAAATTGATCAACAGATTGTCCGGATTCTGCAAGACGATGCCCGGATTCCATGGTCGGAACTCGGACGTCAGATCGGATTATCGGCACCTGCCGTCATCGAACGGGTCCGAAAAATGGAGGACGCGGGAATCATCGAAGGATTCCGCGCTGTCATAAATCCGGAAGCACTCGCGCAAGGGTTACTCGCGGTCGTCATGTTCGAAGAGACACGCTGCGCAGGCTTAATTGAATTTTGTAAAGGACATCCAGAAGTCGTCGAGTGTCACCGGCTGACCGGTAGCTATAACTTCATGGTCAAGTTGCAAACGGCGTCCGTTACAACACTGGAACGTTTTCTCGATGACGCATCGGTCTACGGCAAACCGTCGACCTGGATTCGGCTGTCGACGCCAGTGCCGTTCAGAGGATATACGATATATTGA
- a CDS encoding ring-cleaving dioxygenase has product MNELKGIHHVTAITSSAEKNYDFFTNVLGMRLVKKTVNQDDIQTYHLFFADDKGSAGTDMTFFDFPGIQKGSHGTNEIFKTAFRVPTDAALEYWIKRFDKYDVKHRGIKEQFGKKTLSFVDFDEQQYMLISDEHNQGVASGTPWQNGPVPLEFAITGLGPIHIRIAEFDNLKAVLEQAMLMREVDQAGSLHLFEMGEGGNGAQVIVEHNVVLPSGRQGFGTVHHVAFRVEDTAALQEWIERMQQLRFNTSGYVDRFFFESLYARVARGVLFEWATDGPGFMGDEPYETVGEKLSLPPFLEPQRAQIEQMVRPIDTVRSTRKIEKEYL; this is encoded by the coding sequence ATGAATGAACTAAAAGGAATCCACCACGTGACGGCGATTACGAGCAGTGCCGAGAAAAACTATGACTTCTTTACGAACGTCCTAGGGATGCGATTGGTCAAGAAGACCGTCAATCAGGATGACATCCAGACGTATCACTTATTCTTCGCCGATGATAAAGGATCTGCCGGCACGGATATGACATTCTTTGATTTCCCTGGTATCCAAAAGGGATCACACGGAACGAATGAAATCTTCAAGACGGCGTTCCGTGTCCCAACGGATGCGGCACTCGAATACTGGATCAAACGCTTTGACAAATACGACGTCAAGCACCGTGGTATCAAAGAACAATTCGGCAAGAAGACGCTCTCGTTCGTCGATTTCGATGAGCAACAATACATGTTGATTTCTGACGAGCATAATCAAGGTGTCGCTTCCGGCACACCGTGGCAAAACGGTCCAGTACCCCTCGAGTTCGCGATCACGGGACTCGGTCCAATTCACATCCGGATCGCGGAATTCGACAATTTAAAAGCGGTACTTGAACAAGCGATGTTGATGCGCGAAGTCGATCAAGCTGGTTCCCTGCACTTGTTCGAGATGGGCGAAGGCGGAAACGGTGCCCAAGTCATCGTTGAGCACAACGTCGTTCTACCAAGCGGACGTCAAGGATTCGGAACGGTCCACCACGTCGCTTTCCGCGTTGAAGATACGGCTGCCTTACAGGAATGGATCGAGCGGATGCAACAGCTGCGCTTCAACACATCCGGTTACGTCGATCGCTTCTTCTTCGAGTCCCTTTATGCCCGTGTTGCGCGCGGTGTCTTGTTCGAGTGGGCAACGGATGGTCCTGGTTTCATGGGTGATGAGCCATACGAAACGGTCGGGGAGAAATTGTCATTACCACCATTCCTCGAGCCACAACGAGCACAAATCGAACAAATGGTCCGTCCAATCGATACGGTCCGGAGTACGCGCAAGATCGAAAAAGAATATCTTTAA
- a CDS encoding AAA family ATPase yields the protein MDRRFLVYLYVENLGECFKEQSFNFSSNLKCSIIDDKVNKKNLIIEKINNQANLYFSDFNIERINLIIGENGSGKTTILDSLGSTAKFKIGIVKDIDYKKYKWLAIYGIENEPDNYIMEYHKMPILSNIKWNDNIRNYEYKNVNKVSFKKIKKIENEKNYDFEEVIIDNEFLEKKKIVYLYKKNSVNSNEQNIFDIMTMDEIDHNEGYKRVISKEPSTFNMINYINEVLEKDRNVFKGKNLRVIFDVKKDKMFSMFRIYRKSREYKNNLKQIYGFDISDNHIKIPNILNNIDMFKICYLESIVLELINQKKVKNQDFFNNYFDYSEVTNNYIEDRIEFLMNIIKDTKFNKDQEIIFDLIKIVFTFLDGIAFTNFVRKDRISIPIFHKQHYRDDIIEYIENLVFLTNKYNDSNLVFEKSIKEWIPFEIRLSSISSGELQYIKSFSNIYESIKLINSENVVDYLNFIILLDEPDMNFHPEWSRRYISTLNEMLKNFEPKNNNMSFQFIITSHSPFLISDVPKEFILCIQKNGKNTSEVNQAKYGLMSNMYDLIKDSFFMEKPVGELANDFFENIKKDIEYIKINDNNKIINIENIENIEGKISLIDDPIIKNLLENFLEETIREVKKSKDFLL from the coding sequence TTGGATAGAAGATTTTTAGTTTATTTATATGTAGAAAATTTAGGAGAGTGTTTTAAAGAACAGTCATTTAATTTTAGCAGTAACCTTAAATGCTCAATTATTGATGATAAAGTAAATAAAAAAAATTTAATTATAGAAAAAATTAACAATCAAGCAAATTTGTACTTTAGTGATTTTAACATAGAAAGAATTAATTTGATTATTGGAGAGAACGGTAGTGGAAAAACTACAATTTTAGATTCTTTAGGTAGTACAGCTAAATTTAAAATAGGTATTGTAAAAGATATTGATTATAAAAAATATAAATGGTTAGCGATTTATGGAATAGAAAATGAACCAGATAATTATATAATGGAGTACCATAAGATGCCTATTCTATCGAACATTAAGTGGAATGATAATATCAGGAATTATGAATATAAAAATGTAAATAAAGTATCTTTTAAAAAAATTAAAAAGATCGAAAATGAAAAAAATTATGACTTTGAAGAAGTGATAATCGATAATGAATTTCTAGAAAAAAAGAAAATAGTATATTTATATAAAAAAAATAGTGTTAATTCAAATGAGCAAAATATTTTTGATATTATGACTATGGATGAGATTGATCACAATGAAGGTTATAAAAGAGTAATCTCAAAAGAACCATCAACTTTTAACATGATTAATTATATAAACGAGGTCTTAGAAAAAGATAGAAATGTTTTTAAAGGAAAAAATCTACGAGTTATATTTGATGTAAAAAAAGACAAGATGTTTAGCATGTTTAGGATATATCGCAAATCTAGAGAATATAAAAACAATTTAAAGCAAATTTATGGATTTGATATTTCTGATAACCATATAAAAATTCCTAATATCTTAAATAATATTGATATGTTCAAAATATGTTATTTGGAATCAATTGTACTTGAATTAATAAATCAAAAAAAAGTAAAAAATCAAGATTTTTTTAACAACTATTTTGATTACTCTGAAGTAACTAATAATTATATTGAAGATAGAATTGAATTTCTAATGAATATTATTAAAGATACTAAATTTAATAAAGATCAAGAAATTATATTTGATTTAATAAAAATAGTTTTTACTTTTCTTGATGGTATAGCCTTTACCAATTTTGTTCGTAAAGATCGTATAAGTATACCAATCTTTCATAAGCAACATTATAGGGATGATATTATTGAGTATATCGAAAATTTAGTTTTTTTGACGAATAAATATAATGATTCAAATCTCGTATTCGAGAAATCTATAAAAGAATGGATTCCTTTCGAAATTAGGCTTTCTAGTATCAGTAGTGGTGAGTTGCAATACATCAAAAGTTTTTCAAATATTTATGAATCAATAAAATTAATAAATTCTGAAAATGTAGTTGATTATTTAAATTTCATTATTTTATTAGACGAACCTGATATGAATTTTCATCCAGAATGGTCAAGAAGGTATATAAGCACTTTAAATGAAATGTTAAAAAATTTTGAACCGAAAAATAATAATATGAGTTTTCAGTTTATCATTACTTCTCATTCACCATTTCTCATATCCGATGTTCCAAAAGAATTTATTTTATGCATACAAAAAAATGGGAAAAATACTAGTGAAGTCAATCAAGCAAAATATGGATTAATGAGTAACATGTACGATTTAATTAAAGACAGTTTTTTTATGGAAAAACCTGTAGGAGAGTTAGCAAATGATTTTTTTGAAAATATAAAAAAAGATATAGAATATATTAAAATAAATGACAATAATAAAATAATTAATATTGAAAATATAGAAAATATCGAAGGTAAAATTTCTTTAATTGATGATCCAATAATTAAAAACCTTTTAGAAAATTTTTTGGAGGAAACTATTAGAGAAGTTAAAAAATCTAAAGATTTTTTACTATGA
- a CDS encoding ABC transporter ATP-binding protein, whose protein sequence is MDLQLHGVSKSFHQQDVLQQIDLLIPSGEICGLLGPSGSGKTTLIRLMIGAIQADAGTIQIGDTSMPNFKMLSEIGFMPQNDALYEDLSGLANLQFFGSLYNMSRQDLAKRIEEVLTLVDLTNDQKKLVRHYSGGMKKRLSLAISILHRPSILFLDEPTVGIDPVLRRQIWNQFQAIRTQGTTIVVSTHVMDEINECDRAALIYNGRIIAYDPLDRLLAQTENGQVEELFLLAGKDVT, encoded by the coding sequence ATGGATTTACAACTACACGGTGTATCAAAATCGTTTCATCAACAGGACGTCCTCCAACAGATTGATCTTTTGATTCCGTCCGGTGAGATTTGTGGCTTGCTCGGTCCGTCAGGTTCCGGTAAGACGACGTTGATTCGCTTGATGATCGGCGCGATTCAAGCAGATGCTGGAACGATTCAAATCGGTGACACTTCGATGCCGAACTTTAAGATGTTATCAGAGATCGGTTTCATGCCACAAAACGATGCTTTGTACGAGGATTTATCTGGTCTTGCGAACCTACAGTTTTTCGGTTCCTTATACAACATGTCTCGTCAGGACTTAGCAAAACGAATCGAAGAAGTGTTGACGCTCGTCGATTTGACGAATGATCAAAAAAAGCTCGTCCGTCATTATTCCGGTGGGATGAAGAAACGATTGTCCCTTGCCATCTCAATCCTACATCGTCCAAGCATTCTATTCCTGGATGAACCGACCGTCGGGATCGATCCCGTGTTACGCCGCCAGATTTGGAATCAATTCCAAGCGATTCGTACGCAAGGTACGACGATTGTCGTCTCGACCCACGTCATGGATGAAATCAATGAATGTGACCGGGCTGCATTGATCTATAACGGTCGGATTATCGCCTACGATCCGCTCGACCGTTTGCTCGCACAGACTGAAAACGGTCAGGTCGAGGAACTGTTCCTGCTCGCTGGAAAGGACGTGACGTGA
- a CDS encoding MarR family winged helix-turn-helix transcriptional regulator, giving the protein MTPPNPNLKALTVMVRAVDALHEVIKKDVAQWGLNPTDFSVLELLFHRGRQPIQLIGKKVLITSSSITYVIDKLEKKNYVVRKACPEDRRVTFAELTPEGQQLMETIFPEHEQAINQVFQGIAPSDLESFIETAKTIGYQAKKQ; this is encoded by the coding sequence ATGACTCCACCGAATCCTAACTTGAAAGCATTGACGGTCATGGTGCGCGCAGTCGATGCGTTACATGAAGTCATCAAGAAGGATGTTGCGCAATGGGGGTTGAACCCAACGGATTTTTCGGTTCTTGAGTTGCTGTTTCACAGAGGCAGGCAACCGATTCAATTGATTGGGAAAAAAGTTTTGATTACGAGCAGTAGCATCACATACGTCATCGATAAGCTTGAAAAGAAGAATTACGTTGTCCGCAAAGCATGTCCAGAGGATCGGCGTGTGACATTTGCGGAACTGACACCTGAAGGGCAACAATTGATGGAAACGATTTTTCCGGAGCACGAGCAAGCGATTAATCAAGTATTTCAAGGAATAGCCCCGTCAGACCTCGAATCATTCATCGAGACAGCCAAAACGATCGGCTATCAAGCAAAAAAACAATAA
- a CDS encoding Type 1 glutamine amidotransferase-like domain-containing protein gives MDYLLTSGGIQNPSIHNALREMLGKPIEECNAIAITTASYALGRGTALAVNFIQGKDEAPMVDLGWKSVGLLELSAVSVIDPAIWQPAVEQADVILVNGGDPLFLHHWFVESGFDRLLPQLTGVYVGMSAGSMVLTPRIGTDFVGWKKTPEQSDATLGLIDFSIFPHLDHPQLPDNHLQAAKSWAEILTNPAYAIDDATAIRVIGSNVDVISEGTWVQLR, from the coding sequence ATGGACTATTTATTAACGTCTGGTGGGATACAAAATCCATCGATTCACAACGCGTTACGCGAGATGCTCGGAAAACCGATTGAGGAATGCAATGCCATCGCGATCACGACAGCTTCCTACGCATTAGGCAGAGGAACGGCCCTCGCTGTCAACTTCATTCAAGGAAAAGATGAGGCACCGATGGTCGATTTAGGATGGAAGTCAGTCGGTCTGTTGGAATTATCAGCGGTCTCGGTAATTGATCCAGCAATTTGGCAACCAGCGGTCGAACAAGCGGATGTCATCCTCGTCAATGGTGGAGATCCACTCTTTCTACATCATTGGTTCGTCGAATCGGGCTTTGATCGACTATTACCGCAACTGACCGGTGTTTATGTCGGGATGAGTGCCGGTAGCATGGTGCTTACGCCACGAATCGGAACGGATTTCGTTGGGTGGAAAAAGACGCCGGAGCAATCGGACGCAACGCTCGGTCTCATTGACTTTTCAATTTTCCCACACCTCGATCATCCGCAGTTACCAGACAATCACTTACAAGCTGCCAAGTCTTGGGCTGAGATATTAACGAATCCAGCTTACGCAATCGACGACGCGACAGCGATCCGTGTCATCGGTTCGAACGTCGATGTAATTTCTGAAGGAACGTGGGTCCAGTTGCGATGA
- a CDS encoding TetR/AcrR family transcriptional regulator, protein MKKQDLRVIRTDRRIRETFLQLIDEVGFDAVTIKLLTDRAEVNRGTFYHHYADKYELLERMTNEIFEKIEATFEREIPFVLINQKEDSPYRRIIPFLIFLYENRTLMRILLSPTSDGMFRNRVRDYMQQILFSGLPEQGERLVPENYLIAYLSAAHLGVIESWLRHPNETSPEEIARIIFTISMEGPFRAAGFRR, encoded by the coding sequence ATGAAAAAACAGGATTTACGCGTCATTCGGACCGACCGGAGGATTCGTGAGACGTTCCTTCAGCTGATCGACGAAGTTGGTTTTGATGCTGTGACGATTAAGTTGTTGACGGATCGGGCGGAAGTCAACCGCGGGACGTTCTACCATCATTACGCGGATAAATACGAACTACTCGAGCGGATGACGAATGAGATTTTTGAAAAGATTGAAGCGACGTTTGAACGCGAGATTCCCTTTGTCCTGATCAACCAAAAGGAGGACTCGCCATACCGGCGCATCATCCCGTTTTTGATCTTCCTCTATGAGAATCGGACGCTGATGCGGATCCTACTCAGTCCGACGAGTGACGGGATGTTTCGGAATCGCGTCCGTGATTACATGCAACAGATTCTGTTCTCGGGACTACCGGAACAAGGAGAACGGCTCGTTCCAGAAAATTATCTCATTGCCTATCTCTCAGCCGCCCATCTCGGTGTCATCGAATCCTGGTTGCGCCATCCAAACGAGACATCACCGGAAGAAATTGCCCGGATCATCTTTACGATTTCGATGGAAGGGCCGTTTCGAGCAGCGGGGTTCCGACGATGA
- a CDS encoding IS30 family transposase, whose translation MSYVHLTTSERVKIETYLELGFSMRKIAQHLGRQPSTISRELKRNPSYNAINAGLRYEMQKKNCGARTLFSTSLGSCILSKLRETWSPEQIAGRLFHEQGPSYSTIYRWIYKGFIKSDLGVLRQKGKRQKPRETRGRFNIGLPISKRPSDVRGRETFGHWELDTVVSGRGQTKACVATFIERKSRFYIVLPMVDRSSHSMEHAIQTLYSSFPSGTFQTMTTDRGKEFSCHERIQDSLGIPMYFADPYSSWQRGSNENANGLLREFFPKGTNFGMINKTELDYALSRINNRPRKCLDWKTAYEVFSEEVLRLI comes from the coding sequence ATGAGCTATGTTCATCTTACCACATCAGAAAGAGTCAAAATAGAAACTTATCTAGAGCTTGGATTTTCAATGCGAAAGATCGCTCAGCATCTCGGACGACAGCCGTCCACGATTTCACGTGAGCTCAAACGGAATCCTTCCTACAATGCGATCAACGCCGGACTGCGTTATGAGATGCAAAAAAAGAATTGTGGAGCACGCACGCTGTTCAGCACTTCGCTTGGCTCATGTATCCTTTCGAAACTGCGAGAGACATGGTCTCCCGAACAGATCGCCGGACGGCTCTTTCACGAACAGGGACCATCGTACAGTACAATCTATCGATGGATATATAAAGGATTCATCAAGAGCGATTTAGGCGTTTTACGACAAAAAGGAAAGCGCCAAAAGCCACGTGAGACAAGAGGTCGCTTCAACATCGGGCTTCCGATCAGTAAACGTCCGTCGGACGTCCGGGGTCGAGAAACGTTCGGGCATTGGGAGTTGGATACTGTCGTATCAGGACGAGGGCAGACAAAGGCGTGTGTTGCGACATTCATCGAACGTAAAAGTCGGTTCTATATCGTACTACCGATGGTCGACCGTTCTTCTCACTCGATGGAACATGCCATCCAAACACTTTACTCTTCTTTCCCATCGGGAACGTTTCAAACCATGACGACGGATCGCGGTAAGGAGTTCAGCTGTCACGAACGGATACAGGACTCTCTTGGTATCCCAATGTACTTTGCGGATCCCTATTCTTCATGGCAACGTGGCAGCAATGAGAATGCAAATGGTCTTCTCCGTGAGTTCTTCCCAAAGGGAACCAACTTCGGAATGATCAACAAGACAGAATTAGATTACGCACTTTCTAGAATCAACAATCGACCAAGGAAGTGTTTGGATTGGAAAACTGCATACGAGGTCTTTTCCGAAGAAGTGTTGCGCTTAATTTGA